A section of the Saccopteryx leptura isolate mSacLep1 chromosome 6, mSacLep1_pri_phased_curated, whole genome shotgun sequence genome encodes:
- the AIMP2 gene encoding aminoacyl tRNA synthase complex-interacting multifunctional protein 2 isoform X1, with the protein MPMYQVKPYHGGAAPLRVELPTCMYRLPNVHSRISSPTRNANYVQGESDPSLQALESHQDNILKRLYELKAVVDGLSKMIQTPDADLDVSNIIKAQEPTALSTSALDLNSVLGKDYGALKDIVINADPASPPLSLLVLHQLLCSHYKVLSTVHTHSAVKNVPENLLRCFGEQTKNQPRHEYQLGFTLIWKNVPKTQMKFSVQKMCPIEGEGNIARFLFSLFGQKHNAVNLTLIDRWVDTAMFQLKEGSNKEKAAVFCSMNSALGKSPWLVGNELTVADIVLWSVIQQMGGGSSVPMPANVQKWLRACENLAPFSNALTLLK; encoded by the exons ATGCCGATGTACCAGGTAAAGCCCTATCACGGGGGCGCTGCCCCTCTCCGTGTAGAGCTTCCCACCTGCATGTACCGGCTCCCCAACGTGCACAGCAGGATCAGCAGCCCAACGCGGAACGCGAATTACGTGCAG GGAGAGTCGGACCCATCTCTTCAAGCTCTTGAGTCCCAccaagataatattttaaaacgtcTGTATGAACTGAAAGCTGTAGTCGATGGCCTCTCCAAGATGATTCAGACGCCAGATGCGGACTTGGACGTATCCAATATAATCAAAGCCCAGGAGCCCACTGCATTATCCACCAGTGCACTGGACTTAAATTCAGTACTTGGAAAG GACTACGGGGCTCTGAAGGACATAGTGATCAACGCAGACCCTGCCTCGCCTCCGCTCTCCCTGCTTGTGCTGCACCAGCTGCTCTGCAGCCACTACAAGGTCCTGTCCACCGTTCACACGCACTCAGCAGTCAAGAACGTGCCCGAAAATCTTCTCAGGTGCTTTGGCGAGCAGACTAAAAATCAGCCCCGTCACGAATACCAGTTGGGTTTTACTCTAATTTGGAAGAATG TGCCAAAGACTCAGATGAAGTTCAGCGTCCAGAAGATGTGTCCCATTGAAGGAGAGGGGAACATTGCACGTTTCTTGTTCTCTCTGTTTGGCCAGAAGCATAATGCAGTCAATCTAACCCTCATAGATCGCTGGGTAGACACAGCTATGTTTCAGTTAAAAGAaggaagcaataaagaaaaagctGCCGTGTTTTGCTCCATGAATTCTGCTCTTGGGAAGAGCCCCTGGCTTGTGGGGAACGAACTCACCGTGGCTGACATCGTGCTCTGGTCTGTGATCCAGCAGATGGGAGGCGGCAGCAGTGTGCCCATGCCGGCCAACGTTCAGAAGTGGCTGAGGGCCTGTGAGAACCTGGCCCCTTTCAGCAATGCTCTCACTCTCCTCAAGTGA
- the AIMP2 gene encoding aminoacyl tRNA synthase complex-interacting multifunctional protein 2 isoform X2 — protein sequence MPMYQGESDPSLQALESHQDNILKRLYELKAVVDGLSKMIQTPDADLDVSNIIKAQEPTALSTSALDLNSVLGKDYGALKDIVINADPASPPLSLLVLHQLLCSHYKVLSTVHTHSAVKNVPENLLRCFGEQTKNQPRHEYQLGFTLIWKNVPKTQMKFSVQKMCPIEGEGNIARFLFSLFGQKHNAVNLTLIDRWVDTAMFQLKEGSNKEKAAVFCSMNSALGKSPWLVGNELTVADIVLWSVIQQMGGGSSVPMPANVQKWLRACENLAPFSNALTLLK from the exons ATGCCGATGTACCAG GGAGAGTCGGACCCATCTCTTCAAGCTCTTGAGTCCCAccaagataatattttaaaacgtcTGTATGAACTGAAAGCTGTAGTCGATGGCCTCTCCAAGATGATTCAGACGCCAGATGCGGACTTGGACGTATCCAATATAATCAAAGCCCAGGAGCCCACTGCATTATCCACCAGTGCACTGGACTTAAATTCAGTACTTGGAAAG GACTACGGGGCTCTGAAGGACATAGTGATCAACGCAGACCCTGCCTCGCCTCCGCTCTCCCTGCTTGTGCTGCACCAGCTGCTCTGCAGCCACTACAAGGTCCTGTCCACCGTTCACACGCACTCAGCAGTCAAGAACGTGCCCGAAAATCTTCTCAGGTGCTTTGGCGAGCAGACTAAAAATCAGCCCCGTCACGAATACCAGTTGGGTTTTACTCTAATTTGGAAGAATG TGCCAAAGACTCAGATGAAGTTCAGCGTCCAGAAGATGTGTCCCATTGAAGGAGAGGGGAACATTGCACGTTTCTTGTTCTCTCTGTTTGGCCAGAAGCATAATGCAGTCAATCTAACCCTCATAGATCGCTGGGTAGACACAGCTATGTTTCAGTTAAAAGAaggaagcaataaagaaaaagctGCCGTGTTTTGCTCCATGAATTCTGCTCTTGGGAAGAGCCCCTGGCTTGTGGGGAACGAACTCACCGTGGCTGACATCGTGCTCTGGTCTGTGATCCAGCAGATGGGAGGCGGCAGCAGTGTGCCCATGCCGGCCAACGTTCAGAAGTGGCTGAGGGCCTGTGAGAACCTGGCCCCTTTCAGCAATGCTCTCACTCTCCTCAAGTGA
- the AIMP2 gene encoding aminoacyl tRNA synthase complex-interacting multifunctional protein 2 isoform X3 gives MPMYQVKPYHGGAAPLRVELPTCMYRLPNVHSRISSPTRNANYVQDYGALKDIVINADPASPPLSLLVLHQLLCSHYKVLSTVHTHSAVKNVPENLLRCFGEQTKNQPRHEYQLGFTLIWKNVPKTQMKFSVQKMCPIEGEGNIARFLFSLFGQKHNAVNLTLIDRWVDTAMFQLKEGSNKEKAAVFCSMNSALGKSPWLVGNELTVADIVLWSVIQQMGGGSSVPMPANVQKWLRACENLAPFSNALTLLK, from the exons ATGCCGATGTACCAGGTAAAGCCCTATCACGGGGGCGCTGCCCCTCTCCGTGTAGAGCTTCCCACCTGCATGTACCGGCTCCCCAACGTGCACAGCAGGATCAGCAGCCCAACGCGGAACGCGAATTACGTGCAG GACTACGGGGCTCTGAAGGACATAGTGATCAACGCAGACCCTGCCTCGCCTCCGCTCTCCCTGCTTGTGCTGCACCAGCTGCTCTGCAGCCACTACAAGGTCCTGTCCACCGTTCACACGCACTCAGCAGTCAAGAACGTGCCCGAAAATCTTCTCAGGTGCTTTGGCGAGCAGACTAAAAATCAGCCCCGTCACGAATACCAGTTGGGTTTTACTCTAATTTGGAAGAATG TGCCAAAGACTCAGATGAAGTTCAGCGTCCAGAAGATGTGTCCCATTGAAGGAGAGGGGAACATTGCACGTTTCTTGTTCTCTCTGTTTGGCCAGAAGCATAATGCAGTCAATCTAACCCTCATAGATCGCTGGGTAGACACAGCTATGTTTCAGTTAAAAGAaggaagcaataaagaaaaagctGCCGTGTTTTGCTCCATGAATTCTGCTCTTGGGAAGAGCCCCTGGCTTGTGGGGAACGAACTCACCGTGGCTGACATCGTGCTCTGGTCTGTGATCCAGCAGATGGGAGGCGGCAGCAGTGTGCCCATGCCGGCCAACGTTCAGAAGTGGCTGAGGGCCTGTGAGAACCTGGCCCCTTTCAGCAATGCTCTCACTCTCCTCAAGTGA
- the AIMP2 gene encoding aminoacyl tRNA synthase complex-interacting multifunctional protein 2 isoform X4: MIQTPDADLDVSNIIKAQEPTALSTSALDLNSVLGKDYGALKDIVINADPASPPLSLLVLHQLLCSHYKVLSTVHTHSAVKNVPENLLRCFGEQTKNQPRHEYQLGFTLIWKNVPKTQMKFSVQKMCPIEGEGNIARFLFSLFGQKHNAVNLTLIDRWVDTAMFQLKEGSNKEKAAVFCSMNSALGKSPWLVGNELTVADIVLWSVIQQMGGGSSVPMPANVQKWLRACENLAPFSNALTLLK, translated from the exons ATGATTCAGACGCCAGATGCGGACTTGGACGTATCCAATATAATCAAAGCCCAGGAGCCCACTGCATTATCCACCAGTGCACTGGACTTAAATTCAGTACTTGGAAAG GACTACGGGGCTCTGAAGGACATAGTGATCAACGCAGACCCTGCCTCGCCTCCGCTCTCCCTGCTTGTGCTGCACCAGCTGCTCTGCAGCCACTACAAGGTCCTGTCCACCGTTCACACGCACTCAGCAGTCAAGAACGTGCCCGAAAATCTTCTCAGGTGCTTTGGCGAGCAGACTAAAAATCAGCCCCGTCACGAATACCAGTTGGGTTTTACTCTAATTTGGAAGAATG TGCCAAAGACTCAGATGAAGTTCAGCGTCCAGAAGATGTGTCCCATTGAAGGAGAGGGGAACATTGCACGTTTCTTGTTCTCTCTGTTTGGCCAGAAGCATAATGCAGTCAATCTAACCCTCATAGATCGCTGGGTAGACACAGCTATGTTTCAGTTAAAAGAaggaagcaataaagaaaaagctGCCGTGTTTTGCTCCATGAATTCTGCTCTTGGGAAGAGCCCCTGGCTTGTGGGGAACGAACTCACCGTGGCTGACATCGTGCTCTGGTCTGTGATCCAGCAGATGGGAGGCGGCAGCAGTGTGCCCATGCCGGCCAACGTTCAGAAGTGGCTGAGGGCCTGTGAGAACCTGGCCCCTTTCAGCAATGCTCTCACTCTCCTCAAGTGA
- the EIF2AK1 gene encoding eukaryotic translation initiation factor 2-alpha kinase 1, producing MLGGSSDAPEREAEEDGARAALAPPAIDFPTESSDPKYDESDVPAELQVLKGPQQQPTFPFAVANQLLLVSLLEHLSHVHEPNPLRSRQVFKLLCQTFIKMGLLSSFSCSDEFSSLRLHHNRAITHLMRSAKEKVRQDPCEDNSHIQKIRSREEVALEAQTSRYLNEFEELAILGKGGYGRVYKVRNKLDGQYYAIKKILIKGATKTDCMKVLREVKVLAGLQHPNIVGYHTAWIEHVHLVQMQERISFQLPSLKVISSSEDDRDQHDVKNDESNGSSIIFAESTSEKEESFGEPGIENQENRLVNYTTNLVIRDDSELESSIELQENGLAELSSRSAVEKQRPLKLNSDLGNFTSTGESSEENLNLVGQTEVQYHLMLHIQMQLCELSLWDWIVERNRRGRECVDESACPYVMASVATKIFQELVEGVFYIHNMGIVHRDLKPRNIFLHGPDQQVKIGDFGLACTDIIHKNTDWTSRNGKRTPTHTSRVGTCLYASPEQLEGSEYDAKSDMYSLGVILLELFQPFGTEMERAQVLTGLRAGRTPESLGKKYPLQAKCIQQLTRRNASQRPSAVQLLQSELFQNSGSVNLPLQMKIVEQEKEIEELKKQLRLLSQDKRAKDDMKNGGVPV from the exons aatcgGATGTTCCAGCGGAACTCCAGGTATTAAAAGGACCCCAGCAGCAGCCGACCTTCCCTTTTGCAGTTGCCAACCAACTACTGCTCGTTTCCCTGCTGGAACACTTGAGCCATGTGCATGAGCCAAACCCACTCCGTTCAAGACAGGTGTTTAAAT TACTTTGTCAGACCTTTATCAAGATGGGGCTGCTGTCTTCTTTCAGCTGTAGTGATGAGTTTAGCTCGCTGAGACTACATCACAACCGAGCCATCACTCATTTAATGAGGTCCGCTAAAGAGAAAGTTCGTCAG GATCCTTGTGAGGATAACTCTCATATCCAGAAGATCAG ATCAAGGGAGGAAGTAGCCTTGGAAGCACAAACTTCACGTTACTTAAATGAATTCGAAGAGCTCGCCATCTTAGGAAAAGGCGGATATGGACGAGTGTACAAG GTCAGGAATAAATTAGATGGTCAATATTATGCTATTAAAAAAATCCTGATTAAGGGTGCAACTAAGACAGATTGTATGAAG GTACTCCGGGAGGTGAAGGTGCTGGCGGGGCTGCAGCACCCTAACATTGTAGGCTATCACACTGCGTGGATAGAGCATGTTCATTTGGTCCAAATGCAAG AGAGAATCTCTTTTCAGTTGCCGTCTTTGAAAGTGATCTCTAGCTCGGAGGATGACAG agatCAACATGATGTTAAAAATGATGAAAGTAACGGCTCATCCATTATTTTTGCCGAGTCTacctcagaaaaagaagaatCCTTTGGAGAACCTGGCATTGAAAATCAGGAAAACAGATTGGTGAACTACACAACCAATTTAGTCATAAGAGACGACAGTGAATTAGAATCATCCATTGAGCTCCAAGAAAATGGCTTGGCTGAGTTGTCTTCCAGATCAGCTGTTGAGAAACAGCGGCCGCTTAAGCTTAATTCAGACTTAGGGAATTTCACATCCACTGGGGAATCTTCTGAAGAAAACTTGAACTTGGTGGGACAGACAGAG GTGCAGTACCACCTGATGCTGCACATCCAGATGCAGCTGTGTGAGCTCTCCCTGTGGGACTGGATCGTGGAGAGAAACCGGCGGGGCCGGGAGTGTGTGGACGAGTCTGCGT gtccTTATGTTATGGCcagtgttgcaacaaaaattttTCAAGAACTGGTGGAAGGTGTATTTTACATACATAACATGGGAATTGTGCACAGAGACTTGAAG cccagaaatatttttcttcatggcCCCGATCAGCAAGTGAAAATAGGAGACTTCGGTCTGGCCTGCACAGACATCATACACAAGAACACAGACTGGACTAGTAGGAATGGAAAGA GAACACCAACACATACTTCCAGAGTGGGGACTTGTCTGTACGCGTCACCCGAACAGCTGGAAGGATCTGAGTATGATGCCAAG TCCGACATGTACAGCTTGGGGGTGATCCTGCTGGAGCTCTTCCAGCCatttggaacagagatggagcgGGCCCAGGTTCTAACAGGTCTGAGAGCTGGTCGGACACCCGAGTCCCTCGGGAAAAAGTATCCCCTGCAAGCCAAGTGTATCCAGCAGTTAACCAGACGGAACGCGTCCCAGAGGCCGTCTGCGGTGCAGCTGCTGCAGAGCGAACTGTTCCAGAATTCCGGAAGT gTTAATCTCCCCCTGCAGATGAAGATAGtagagcaagaaaaagaaattgaagaactaAAGAAGCAACTGAGACTCCTTTCTCAGGACAAAAGGGCTAAGGATGACATGAAAAATGGGGGTGTTCCTGTCTAG
- the ANKRD61 gene encoding ankyrin repeat domain-containing protein 61, with the protein MGNTVKRSRGEPDPDGATSPDKDKGSGSSAELHSKFYKAIMKEDCMTIQALLRRHPVNQPLKIRRTSTNLRRPLTQTQLIIPIHLAAEYGRAESLQCLLEHGADPEVRNTLGLTTLHLVLLHWPIISAVLAKPGTLTSIQMLMTDIQNSALTCLRILCEHGAQVNAKVGNRHQHLPLHLAVRFGTYPAVSILAKNGAQVNAMNESSMTPLHMAAKVLNEEMMETLITCGANVNCAIPSTGTTALKLAVDTVTSKAGRVLAAGLSCIHLLLTHGAQVNAQDHKGHTAIHEACFAGRATVINLLLEFEANMNILTRNGESPIHMYLQRSSNIRDTALLAKLLCRSYPLRLTNNQGILPEAIMLPEFHLLRESLIKLSQTPLSLEDICKRNIRSIYGEKYKQHVKSLLPERVWSSVYGHCDLACLLRLDLRVSQCYPPQ; encoded by the exons ATGGGAAACACCGTcaagagaagcagaggggagCCAGACCCTGATGGGGCCACGTCACCGGACAAGGACAAGGGCTCGGGCTCATCTGCAGAGCTCCACAGCAAGTTCTACAAAGCCATAATGAAAGAGGACTGCATGACCATCCAGGCACTGCTGCGCCGCCACCCCGTCAATCAGCCCCTGAAGATCCGACGCACCTCCACCAATCTAAGACGGCCTCTAACCCAG ACCCAGCTCATCATCCCCATTCACCTGGCAGCTGAATACGGAAGGGCAGAAAGTTTGCAGTGTTTGTTAGAGCATGGTGCTGACCCAGAAGTAAG GAACACACTGGGCCTCACGACGCTGCACCTGGTACTACTGCACTGGCCAATCATCTCTGCTGTGCTGGCAAAGCCAGGGACCCTCACCAGCATCCAGATGCTCATGACAGACATTCAGAACAGTGCCCTGACGTGTCTCCGCATTCTGTGTGAGCACGGAGCACAAGTGAACGCTAAGGTGGGCAACAGACACCAGCACTTACCCCTCCACCTGGCTGTAAGATTCGGGACCTACCCAGCTGTCTCCATTTTAGCCAAAAACGGTGCCCAGGTCAATGCAATGAATGAATCCAGCATGACGCCCCTGCACATGGCTGCAAAAGTACTGAACGAGGAGATGATGGAGACACTCATCACCTGTGGAGCAAACGTCAACTGCGCTATCCCTTCCACGGGGACCACAGCCCTGAAGCTGGCGGTGGACACTGTGACCAGCAAAGCGGGCCGAGTGCTGGCAGCGGGGCTGAGCTGTATCCATCTGCTGCTGACTCACGGAGCCCAAGTCAACGCCCAGGACCACAAAGGCCACACAGCTATCCACGAGGCGTGTTTCGCAGGCAGAGCGACAGTCATCAATCTCCTGCTAGAATTTGAAGCCAACATGAACATCTTGACAAGAAACGGGGAATCTCCCATACACATGTACCTCCAGCGAAGTTCCAACATCAGAGACACAGCGCTTCTTGCCAAGTTGCTCTGCCGCTCTTACCCGTTGAGACTGACGAATAACCAGGGAATTCTACCTGAAGCAATCATGCTACCAGAATTCCATCTCTTAAGGGAATCCCTAATAAAGCTGTCTCAAACCCCCCTATCCCTAGAAGATATCTGTAAAAGAAACATCAGAAGTATTTATGGTGAGAAGTACAAGCAACACGTGAAAAGCCTTCTCCCGGAGAGGGTGTGGAGTTCTGTATACGGGCATTGTGACCTGGCTTGCCTCTTGAGATTAGACCTCAGAGTGTCACAGTGCTACCCACCTCAGTAA